The Caulifigura coniformis genome includes a region encoding these proteins:
- a CDS encoding ArdC family protein — protein MKATTLREDVYTRITNQIVEQLQQGVRPWFQPWQVKHAAGSVTRPLRHNGERYQGVNVLSLWMSSELNGYTSPFWLTFQQARELKAHVKKGERGSPVVYASTFKKKGTDEAGDEVETDQPFLKQYTVFNADQIEGLPVHFTATVPFATRTHERIEHAESFFRGTGADIRHGGNRAFYAIEEDYIRLPHFATFRDAESHAATLAHELIHWTRHPSRLDRNLGRKRWGDAGYAAEELVAELGSAFLCADLGITPEVRDDHASYLECWLKVLKDDKRAIFTAASLATKAVEFLHGLQQPPTL, from the coding sequence ATGAAAGCGACGACACTCCGCGAGGATGTATATACCCGCATCACAAATCAGATCGTTGAACAGCTCCAGCAAGGCGTTCGGCCCTGGTTTCAGCCGTGGCAGGTGAAACATGCCGCCGGGAGCGTCACGCGACCCTTGCGGCACAATGGGGAGCGATACCAAGGAGTCAACGTTCTGTCGTTGTGGATGTCATCCGAACTGAACGGCTACACGTCGCCATTCTGGCTGACGTTTCAGCAGGCACGGGAACTGAAGGCCCACGTCAAGAAGGGCGAACGCGGCTCGCCGGTCGTCTATGCCAGCACGTTTAAAAAGAAGGGCACGGACGAGGCGGGCGATGAGGTGGAGACCGACCAGCCATTTCTGAAGCAATACACCGTGTTTAATGCCGACCAGATCGAGGGTTTGCCGGTTCATTTCACTGCGACCGTTCCATTCGCGACGCGGACGCATGAGCGAATCGAACACGCGGAGAGCTTCTTTCGCGGAACAGGGGCCGACATTCGTCATGGAGGCAATCGAGCCTTTTACGCCATCGAGGAGGACTACATTCGGCTGCCGCACTTCGCGACGTTTCGCGATGCGGAATCACATGCGGCGACACTAGCCCATGAGCTGATACACTGGACGCGGCATCCTTCTCGGCTGGATCGCAATCTCGGCCGCAAACGCTGGGGCGACGCCGGGTACGCCGCGGAAGAACTGGTTGCCGAACTAGGATCGGCTTTTCTTTGTGCAGATCTCGGCATCACTCCGGAAGTCCGAGACGATCACGCCAGCTATCTCGAATGCTGGCTGAAGGTGCTGAAAGACGACAAACGGGCGATCTTTACCGCTGCGTCACTCGCGACGAAAGCTGTCGAGTTTCTACACGGGTTACAGCAGCCGCCAACGCTCTGA